A stretch of DNA from Cannabis sativa cultivar Pink pepper isolate KNU-18-1 chromosome X, ASM2916894v1, whole genome shotgun sequence:
cgTTTCTAAATTAAAAAGGTTTCTACAAATAACAAAACTTGTACAAGATAATTAAAGCTATAAGCTATTCTTGAAATTCTTTTAAGCTCTCTACAAATGCCAGAACCCTCCTCTCCATAATTTATTCAAGGAAACCGAAAAACAGAACTAACCGAAAGTATGAAAATCGAAAAAGAGAGGAAGCAAAGGCATTTTCTTTGTTGCTACCACTGTTAGCCGCCAAGTACCTTAAATAGTCGCTAGGCTTTTCACATTGTTGTATAGTACACGGCCGCCATTGCTGTTCAAACCCGAGAAAAAATAGGTACTCAGCATTTCGAAAACTAGCAATGAAACTAAAATTGGTGAGCTATGATACAAAAAGCTGTTAAGAAGAGAGACATACCATATTTAGAGCTCATCTTTTGATCCTGCTGCTTCTTCTTGCTTTTCAGCTTGCTTCTCAGCCTTGTCCCGATTCTTCTCGATGAAAGCAATGATGGCTTCCTTAGTCCTGTCCTCCTCGTATTGAGAGATTTTCCCGCTTGCTGACTTGAAATATAGAGTGGGGTATCCCTTGATATCGAAAGTATCACTTGGGAGATCATTTGCTGTAGCATCCTGCAAATTTGAAAGAAACAAGTCATACCAGAAACCAAGAATGATTCCTATGATCACAAAAACTGACTTGACTCGACGACATAAACAAGCAGGGTGATAGAACTTACAAGCTTTGCGATAACAATTTCAGAATCACTTTCGTATGAGGTAGCAATTTCGTCCAAGATAGGAGCAAGTTGTTTGCAGTGTCCGCACCATGGAGCATAAAACTCTAGGAGGACTGCAGCAAAAAGTAATTTCTCGTTATTCAAATATTCCCATAAATAACAGAACCAAGATCAACATAACAAATATAGTTAAAAGAATTCAAGatcataaattaaaatagaGAGAGCTTGTAGTACGTACTGTTTTTGTCAGATTTGAAAACAAAGTCCTGAAGGGTGTTCGCAACGACCACTTTAACAGGTTCGTTGTTTTGCTCAGGGATTGGTTCAGACTTCTTGTATGGTGAAACATTGCCTTCCTGCAGTCATATCATTCACCCACAAAGGTTagaactaatatttttttacaagtATTAACAAAATTGTGTTTAGCCTTTCAGATTTAGGTATGTTGACGAGAAAATATACCTTGTAATCCTTCACCCATGTTGCGATATGCTCAGGCTCCAAATTTGCCTTCAAAAACTTTTGGCCGTCATTGGTCTGGACAACAATTAGGGGCACTTGATCCTCCCTAAGTCCAAAATACTGTAAAGCAAGTAAGCAGAATCAGTAAAGCTTACAAACTTAAACCATGACATTACAAGCTTACAGCAATAAATTATGTCTGTTAAACAATCTTGAAAATAGATACAAATGGAAACTGGCAAATGAAAAGACACCAACCTGGAAGGCACCTTCGCTGGCCTCAACGTCTCCCAATAGAAAACTTAAACCTTCTGTTTTGTATTTCTCAGCAACATCACGATACTTTGCTCTGAAAGCATCAGCCACCTCGCTGGTGAAGTTCAAAAACAACATTGCCTACCAAAAACCAAAACTCAGTATAAAAGTAAACATAATTGATGACTTAATTGATTGCTATTAGTAGAGAGAAAAAGAGGATGCGGGGGGAAAAATGAGCATCCAATGATGAACAACCAAGAAACTAACAATGTCAAGGAACTTCCAAATCACAAGACATACGGTACAAATATACATTATGTACTGCCCAATTCATTGTGGTGCTTGTTTAAGCATAACAAAAACacagtatatatattttcaaaaccATCAAAGTATACTACTGTGATCATGCAATAATTCATCCACATACAaatttaaagaagaaaaaaattaagtattcCATCATATAATACCTTTGCGTTGGGGCTGTTAAAGAATTTGATAACAAAAGGGTGATTGTTAGGGTCTTTGTTGAACTCGGTCACAACTGGCACACTAGACTCTTCAATAAATTTCTCCAAAGCATCAACATTGAATTCCTGTATCCACGATTGCTAAATTAGATACCTTACTTGACAATGTTTCTTGAAACAATCTTGTTTATGGAAACAAAAAATGATTGaactttttcaaaatttgtagTACAGAGTACCTTAGAATCAACAAAAAGTTCGTCAAATGGCTTCAAAAGTCTAACCAAAGGCCCAGTGACTGATGATTCACCACGTGGGACGAGCTTGGCGTCTGTAGTATGAGCAAACTCATAGTCTGCACGCAATTTGTCGGCTACAGCCATGAAATTCTCAAACTCCTCACCGGAAAATTTGGGGAACACTCCAACCTGCAAATGCAAAGACAGTTAATTCCATGCCATGTAAGGATGATGAGGCAAAAATATAAGGGTATAACATAAGCAGCGAGCACTTACAATGACTATCTTCTTGTCGTCAATGATACCACTGGCATCTTCTACAGTCTTAATTTCAGCAGAAGCAGGGCCACTTTGTTTCTTCAAATATTCAACAATACCATCAGCTTCACGTGGTCCCTTGTATTCCTGAACATTCTTACCACCATTCCTAAAAATCTTAAGTGTGGGGAAACCCTTGATGTCATGTTCAGAAGCGACTTCTTTGTTCGCTTCCTCAGTACAATCAATTTTAGCCAAAACAACTGATGGATCATGGCTGCTCAAAATAGAAGCAGCTTTCTCATACTGCAATGTAATAGATATTGACGTTTAGATAATTTGATAATACAAAAAGTATGAGTTTGtagataaatttatataaatgctTCTTACCTCTGGAGCAAGCTTCTTACAGTGTCCAcacctaaaaaaaaaataagaaaaggggaatgaaaattaaacataaattataaataaatcgATGGATTTGAATAAAGGAAACACACTACTCTAGTGCCCAAACAGTAAacatttcatttatatatataaaagaaaatcaCACAAATTGAATCAACCAAGGCGAACATGAAGGATCATTAAACCATTGCATGCACAACAATAAAAACTCAAATAAGCTCGGTAATTCAAATATAAACATTAAATTCCCAAGAAAATCGTAAATCTAGGATACAATATAGTAATGAGGAATCAGATCCACAAAATTACCgatcaaaacaaaaataaataaataaaaatccatACCATGGAGCGTAGAACTCGACGACGATGAATTTGCTCTTACTGATAGTGTCGGAAAAGTTAGACTGATCCAAAGTGAGAACGAACTCCTTTTCGGATTCTTTCGATTCAGTCTCCTCAGCTGAAATCACATTCAACGATGAAACAAAGAGAATGCAAATGAGAAAGGAAATACAAACCCTAGACGCCATTGTCGAtcgaagctctctctctctctctactctGTTGATTTTGTTTCTCTCTCTAGCTTCTGAGGAAAGCTTCTCTCACTAAATGGGGTTTTAAAGGAGACTCGGGCAGAGAAGGTAGAGAAGGAACGCGACAAACGTGTTAGTACCACACGTGACAGTATTTCAGTTGTTGAATCTTTCTCACGCGCTCCAGTCATGTCTACTCGCACTCTGGTAGGTTGAGTTACACGTGGCGGTTTTTCATTGGATCTGTATCGTCACTAAGATGAAAATTCTGAATAAATaaaatctctctttttttctgaatttattatttaataaaatttcagggaaaaaaaaatacttgttGCCATGTTTtataatttgaagaaaaaacaaAGAGTAAATATTGTGGTGTTttgcaaaaaattaaattgacacttttgtttttttttttttgaatgatacaaaataataatttgagtttAATCTAGAAAATTAGTGATCAATGGTTATATGCTTAATCTAGAAATTAGGTGCTCTCTTTGGGTAGTTCCTATCCTTATGAAGGGAGTAAGTATTGGAAGTTATTTTCGCTTCAAGTTTTTATTGGGCTCTTACATTCACGGAATGATGACTCTTATATACAAGTatgtcactttggctgcttcttAGAATGACGACTAACCTTACAAATCAACACGAAtattttcagcgt
This window harbors:
- the LOC115707744 gene encoding protein disulfide-isomerase, whose amino-acid sequence is MASRVCISFLICILFVSSLNVISAEETESKESEKEFVLTLDQSNFSDTISKSKFIVVEFYAPWCGHCKKLAPEYEKAASILSSHDPSVVLAKIDCTEEANKEVASEHDIKGFPTLKIFRNGGKNVQEYKGPREADGIVEYLKKQSGPASAEIKTVEDASGIIDDKKIVIVGVFPKFSGEEFENFMAVADKLRADYEFAHTTDAKLVPRGESSVTGPLVRLLKPFDELFVDSKEFNVDALEKFIEESSVPVVTEFNKDPNNHPFVIKFFNSPNAKAMLFLNFTSEVADAFRAKYRDVAEKYKTEGLSFLLGDVEASEGAFQYFGLREDQVPLIVVQTNDGQKFLKANLEPEHIATWVKDYKEGNVSPYKKSEPIPEQNNEPVKVVVANTLQDFVFKSDKNILLEFYAPWCGHCKQLAPILDEIATSYESDSEIVIAKLDATANDLPSDTFDIKGYPTLYFKSASGKISQYEEDRTKEAIIAFIEKNRDKAEKQAEKQEEAAGSKDEL